From the genome of Arthrobacter alpinus, one region includes:
- a CDS encoding Hpt domain-containing protein: MESLIALEDSLEGQTALTRGFVGRYVEMWPSRYLRLSIAFSAGQWEEATDSALSLFSSSAMVGADRLGQMSGDLVELLKQGRQEQAQDALEEVESCGNETVAELMARYVQPAS; this comes from the coding sequence ATGGAATCATTGATTGCGCTCGAGGACTCCCTCGAAGGACAAACCGCGCTCACACGCGGTTTCGTCGGCCGGTATGTTGAGATGTGGCCCTCACGCTATTTGCGTCTGAGTATTGCCTTCTCCGCAGGGCAATGGGAGGAGGCCACTGATTCAGCACTGAGCCTCTTTTCTTCCAGCGCCATGGTGGGCGCGGACAGGCTGGGCCAGATGAGCGGGGACCTGGTGGAACTCCTCAAGCAGGGCCGGCAGGAACAAGCGCAGGATGCCTTGGAAGAGGTGGAAAGCTGCGGGAATGAAACCGTAGCCGAATTGATGGCGCGCTACGTCCAACCCGCCAGCTGA
- a CDS encoding response regulator transcription factor, with protein sequence MDNPRVAVIIEDDEDIRELISVILNQSGFDVHTAKNGAQGVEAVRATKPAIVTLDLGLPDIDGFEVARRIRLFSDAYIIMLTGRADEMDTLLGLETGADDYLTKPFRPRELRARISAMMRRPRIAADASPVPLMESAEVVALPVPASGPLVDSADRDVVSGPHSHNGLVFDSADRTAMVDGNELELTRSEFDLLHALVDSGKQVRTKSDLVRRLRGEEYDVGSFISDSDERTIEVHMANLRRKMGDNPRDPRWIKTVRGVGYRLVH encoded by the coding sequence ATGGACAATCCTCGTGTGGCGGTCATTATTGAAGATGATGAGGATATCCGCGAACTTATCAGCGTGATCTTGAACCAGTCAGGGTTTGACGTTCACACCGCCAAGAATGGTGCTCAGGGGGTGGAGGCTGTGCGGGCCACCAAGCCGGCTATCGTGACCCTCGATTTGGGCCTGCCGGATATTGATGGCTTCGAAGTGGCCCGGCGGATTCGGCTTTTCAGCGACGCCTACATCATCATGCTGACAGGGCGTGCTGATGAGATGGACACGCTGCTGGGCCTTGAAACCGGTGCAGATGACTACCTGACCAAGCCCTTCCGCCCGCGTGAACTCCGCGCCAGAATAAGTGCCATGATGCGTCGGCCCAGGATTGCTGCCGACGCGTCCCCCGTGCCGCTCATGGAGAGCGCCGAGGTGGTGGCGTTGCCCGTGCCGGCCAGCGGGCCCCTGGTCGACTCAGCAGACCGTGACGTGGTATCCGGCCCGCATTCCCACAACGGCCTGGTCTTTGACAGCGCGGACCGTACCGCCATGGTGGACGGCAACGAGCTGGAATTGACCCGCAGCGAGTTTGACCTACTCCACGCACTCGTAGATAGCGGCAAGCAGGTGCGCACCAAATCGGATTTGGTGCGCCGACTCCGTGGCGAGGAATACGACGTCGGCTCCTTTATCAGCGACAGCGATGAACGGACCATCGAAGTGCACATGGCCAATCTGCGTCGCAAAATGGGGGACAACCCGCGGGACCCGCGCTGGATCAAGACCGTCCGGGGCGTGGGCTACCGCCTGGTCCACTAA
- a CDS encoding signal peptidase I → MSVITQAKTPVEPSNEEVATAHRQGGHVRTIGRGMAYVLLLIAALAALVMIVVPMATGSQTYTVLTNSMAPKYAPGTFLVVKPAPFAELQVGDIITYQIESGKPGVVSHRITAVTTEQSGARVLTTKGDNNSLADADPVQEPQVKGKLLYAVPYVGFAANAVGQGRAIILPTIAVGLIGFGALSMIRGAVEKKRTKRPARHAARHGQ, encoded by the coding sequence GTGTCTGTCATCACCCAAGCCAAAACCCCTGTTGAGCCCAGCAACGAAGAAGTCGCTACGGCACATCGTCAGGGAGGTCACGTGCGCACCATTGGCCGCGGAATGGCCTATGTGCTGCTGCTGATCGCAGCCCTTGCAGCATTGGTGATGATAGTGGTTCCCATGGCCACCGGATCCCAGACGTATACCGTCTTGACTAATTCCATGGCCCCTAAGTACGCTCCAGGAACCTTCCTGGTGGTCAAGCCTGCCCCGTTCGCGGAACTCCAGGTGGGCGACATCATCACGTATCAGATCGAGTCCGGCAAACCGGGGGTTGTCTCCCACCGAATTACTGCCGTGACAACTGAACAAAGCGGGGCGCGGGTCCTGACCACCAAGGGCGACAACAATTCACTGGCGGACGCCGACCCCGTCCAAGAACCGCAGGTCAAGGGCAAGCTGCTCTATGCCGTGCCGTACGTGGGGTTTGCTGCCAATGCAGTGGGCCAGGGTAGGGCGATCATCTTGCCGACCATCGCCGTAGGCCTCATCGGATTTGGTGCCCTGAGCATGATCAGGGGGGCCGTTGAGAAGAAGCGCACCAAGCGCCCGGCCCGGCACGCCGCCCGGCACGGTCAGTGA
- a CDS encoding sensor histidine kinase, translating to MTDTPANQFIGRFFYQQPLRTRVILAQLPFSLTVALAVVMIAFLYPSLLNNPQLVISLWLNGFLLGASILVPWDKLPRASFLVIPYLDFVAVAFFREGIQALLSSAGVLVLFPIFWICASGFAPKTAVISSTVASLLIVWNPIFQSGQPTPEALIRPLLFPFMMLGFAIAVVLLTSSMNGQRATLEAKDRLLHAALTESQKRERLLETIVDTVGVGVVAVDAQGNDLLMNATQAAIHALGRPHDIADPREKELLLFAPDWAPLSEDARPVRRAILGESFTNYQIWIGAGEQARALSTTARTIHYDDNTTDGAVIAFHDVTDMVNALAAKDDFVANVSHEFRTPLTAIQSYLALALETPGLRPQEVEQYLEIAERNAQRLAGLVSDLLTTASLTVERAPNDVARLLADSLSSAAPAAAANAVTVESHCQEPLLAMVDGVRISQVLDNLVSNAVKYSPDGGTLTVRAWADGTDLHCQVKDTGLGMNTTERAGVFTKFFRAGSALERGIPGIGLGLMISKTIIDTHGGTLTMDSEPGAGTTMSFVIPACVLSPDTDLN from the coding sequence TTGACTGACACCCCTGCAAACCAGTTCATCGGCCGGTTCTTCTATCAGCAACCCCTGCGGACTCGGGTGATCCTAGCCCAGCTTCCCTTCAGTTTGACGGTGGCATTGGCTGTGGTGATGATTGCCTTTTTGTATCCGTCGCTTCTGAACAATCCCCAGCTGGTCATCAGCCTCTGGCTGAATGGCTTCCTGCTTGGCGCCAGCATCTTGGTTCCATGGGACAAGCTTCCCCGTGCTTCCTTCCTTGTGATCCCCTACCTGGATTTTGTGGCTGTCGCATTCTTCCGTGAGGGCATCCAAGCGTTGCTGTCCTCCGCGGGCGTATTGGTGCTGTTTCCAATATTTTGGATTTGTGCCTCAGGCTTTGCCCCCAAGACAGCGGTGATTTCCAGTACTGTAGCTAGTCTGCTCATCGTCTGGAACCCGATCTTCCAGTCCGGCCAGCCAACCCCGGAAGCTTTGATCAGGCCGCTACTTTTCCCGTTCATGATGCTTGGTTTCGCCATTGCTGTGGTGTTACTGACCAGCAGCATGAATGGACAGCGCGCCACATTGGAGGCCAAGGACCGGCTGCTGCACGCAGCCTTGACGGAAAGCCAGAAGCGTGAACGGCTTCTCGAGACCATTGTGGACACTGTTGGTGTTGGAGTGGTGGCGGTAGACGCTCAGGGCAACGATCTCCTGATGAACGCCACACAGGCGGCCATTCACGCCTTGGGCCGCCCACATGACATCGCGGACCCTCGGGAGAAGGAATTGTTGCTCTTTGCTCCCGATTGGGCTCCGCTGTCCGAGGACGCGCGCCCGGTGCGCCGGGCCATCTTGGGAGAATCGTTTACCAATTATCAAATTTGGATTGGGGCTGGGGAGCAGGCCCGGGCGCTATCCACCACGGCCCGGACCATTCACTACGATGACAACACCACTGATGGGGCCGTGATCGCCTTCCATGACGTCACTGACATGGTCAACGCCCTGGCCGCCAAGGATGACTTTGTCGCTAATGTCTCCCATGAGTTCCGCACTCCCCTGACAGCCATCCAGTCATATCTAGCCCTGGCCCTGGAGACGCCGGGCCTTCGCCCCCAGGAAGTCGAACAGTATCTGGAAATTGCCGAGAGGAATGCCCAGCGCCTGGCCGGGCTGGTGTCCGATCTGCTGACCACCGCTTCCCTCACTGTGGAGCGCGCCCCCAACGATGTGGCCCGGCTGCTTGCTGACTCACTGAGCTCGGCGGCCCCGGCAGCTGCCGCCAACGCGGTTACGGTGGAATCGCACTGCCAGGAGCCGCTTCTGGCCATGGTCGACGGCGTCCGAATCAGTCAGGTGTTGGATAACTTGGTCTCGAACGCCGTGAAGTACTCTCCCGACGGCGGGACCCTCACCGTAAGGGCGTGGGCCGACGGAACGGATCTTCATTGTCAGGTCAAGGACACCGGGCTGGGCATGAATACTACCGAGCGGGCCGGGGTGTTCACGAAGTTCTTCCGGGCGGGATCGGCCCTGGAACGCGGCATCCCCGGCATTGGCCTGGGACTGATGATTTCCAAAACCATCATCGACACCCACGGCGGCACACTGACCATGGACAGCGAGCCGGGTGCGGGAACCACCATGAGCTTTGTGATTCCCGCCTGCGTGCTCAGCCCTGACACGGACCTGAACTAG